In one Carassius auratus strain Wakin unplaced genomic scaffold, ASM336829v1 scaf_tig00030185, whole genome shotgun sequence genomic region, the following are encoded:
- the LOC113080050 gene encoding kelch-like protein 24 — protein MVLILGRRLNREDSGVRESPAVKRKVLEMDNKSLSNHDVFDFSSGPCHSESILQMFNEFRDGRLFTDVVISVEGREFPCHRAVLSACSSYFRAMFCNDHRESREMLVEINGIRAEAMDTFLQYVYTGRARITTDNVQFLFETSSLFQIGTLRDACAKFLEDQLDPCNCLGIQRFADAHSLKQLASRCRSYALQSFTDVAQHEEFLDLRKEELEEYIASDELVIGKEETVFEAVMRWVYNDMDHRRIMLRDLLTHVRLPLLHPNYFVQTVEGDQLIQNAPECYQLLHEARRYHVLGNEMMSPRTRPRRSTGFSEVIVVVGGCERMGGFNLPYTECYDPVTGEWKSLAKLPEFTKSEYAVCALRNDILVSGKHGYL, from the exons ATGGTACTTATTCTGGGCAGAAGACTGAACCGGGAGGACTCTGGAGTCCGTGAGTCCCCAGCAGTCAAGCGAAAGGTTCTGGAGATGGACAACAAGTCCCTCAGCAATCACGATGTGTTTGATTTCTCCTCCGGCCCGTGCCACTCTGAGAGCATTCTGCAGATGTTTAATGAGTTCCGTGACGGCCGACTCTTCACAGACGTGGTGATCAGTGTGGAGGGTCGTGAGTTCCCGTGCCACCGTGCCGTGTTGTCAGCTTGCAGTAGCTACTTCCGTGCAATGTTCTGTAATGACCACCGGGAGAGCCGTGAGATGTTAGTGGAGATCAACGGCATTCGTGCTGAAGCCATGGACACCTTCCTGCAGTACGTCTACACCGGACGTGCCCGCATCACTACAGATAACGTTCAGTTCCTCTTCGAGACCTCCAGCCTCTTCCAGATCGGCACTCTACGTGATGCCTGTGCCAAGTTCTTGGAAGACCAACTTGATCCCTGCAACTGCCTGGGCATCCAGCGTTTCGCCGACGCACACTCTCTCAAGCAACTGGCCAGCCGCTGTCGCTCTTACGCGCTGCAGAGCTTTACCGATGTGGCCCAGCATGAAGAATTCTTGGACTTGCGTAAAGAGGAACTGGAGGAGTACATTGCTAGTGACGAGCTAGTCATTGGAAAGGAGGAGACAGTGTTTGAGGCAGTGATGCGTTGGGTTTACAACGACATGGACCACCGCCGAATCATGCTTCGAGACCTTCTCACCCATGTCCGCCTGCCCCTGCTGCATCCGAATTATTTCGTGCAGACGGTAGAAGGTGACCAGTTGATCCAAAATGCACCAGAGTGCTACCAGCTTCTGCATGAGGCAAGACGCTATCATGTCTTGGGCAATGAGATGATGTCACCCAGAACACGTCCACGCAG GTCTACTGGATTCTCAGAAGTCATTGTGGTAGTCGGAGGGTGCGAGAGGATGGGGGGTTTCAACCTGCCGTATACCGAATGCTATGATCCTGTAACCGGGGAATGGAAATCCTTAGCCAAACTCCCAGAGTTCACCAAGTCAGAATATGCTGTGTGTGCCCTCAGGAATGACATTCTGGTCTCAGGTAAACATGGatatttgtaa